ATGATTTATCTATTTCGATCTCCACCCAATCTCGATCCTAATGTTGTTGTCCTCCAATCTTCTGCACCACTCATCGAATCTCTCACGTCGACAAATGaaatcctctcttcatcaacatccttttcttcatcatcactatcatcaccATTGCCATCCTCTTGACGTTGATTTCGTTTATCTGCCTTATacaagaaagaagcttcttcctttgttgttgttctaTATCTTTCCGTACGCATGGCCTGCATCGTACCGATTGTGTAACGTTGTCCGAATTCTTGAAGGGCAGTGACGAGTATTTGAACATCGGGTTCAAGGGAATTTGCACCTTGAAGGTAAGAAGTGGAGAAAACAAGTGTGAGATGATAAGGATCATTTAGATTACAGAAAGTTAGATGATGAAACTTACCTGTAACATCACCAAGAGATTgtaatctcttcatctccctaATCAAGATCTTGGAGATGAACGACCATCTATACACGTACATCAAAGATAATCAGCGTAGATCGACCATTTACAGAATATCAGAAAAATTGGAAGGACAAGGGGGAAAACTCACGTCATAGCGATAAACACATCCAGATCACTCGTCATAACCTCCTTGGAAACAAATCTAACAGTCACAGTCAATCTCTTCGCAACGTTGATCGCATCGGTGTTCTCAGCGTTGAATGAGAAGACATCATAGAGGAACATCCATGCACAGCCTAAAACGAAGTGCTAAATATACAAATCAGAACCGAAAACCAATCAGTCTTTATTTTCTTCTCTCGTCGCCAAATACGATGGAAGAAAATGGCACTTACAAGCGTTATAAGATCTTTTCTAGCTTTGGTGAAATGCCATTCTTGTACTTTAccatcccatttccaccaCTCAACTCTCCATTCAGGTGGTAAATCAGATTCGATCTTAAGTAAAGCCTGTTTCACTTCCTCGTACGCTTTTGGAGTCCTGATTCGAGCTGTCCTTGTCCAACCTTCTTTACTCCTATTATTACTATTACTATTATGGTGCGTACCGTGACCGGTAGTTTGATAAGATGGCACGAAACCTGCTGCAGTACTGATTTGCGAATAAATGTAATCATCTATATTACTTGATGGCGAGTTTGAATTCGAGTTAGAATTAGAGGTTGAAGTTGGGTTGGACAATGGTAAAGATCTTTCCCAACCTTCTTCAGGAGGTTGATACATCAGTTTCGAAGCTCTTTCCAGGATACAAACAGCGCGCAATCTGATGGAGATCAGGGTAGTTTCTGCATAGTGTGGCAGAGGGTTGTGGAGAAGTGAAGGTTTGTATATCGATTGAATAGATTGATGATCGTCTTGTTCAGTGACTAGGCCCTGtgacatcaacatcatatgTCAACCAATGTCAATAATAGCACATCGGTTGTCAGATATTGTCGCTGATTGATACACTCACCAGCTCATACTCGTGCAAAGGCCTAGGGAAGGGTGTAGTAACCACTTCATCCGAGATGGCCGGGGGCCACTGTGTAGAAATACTTCCACATCGATCCGTGACATATATTGACCAACTGGATCGATAAAACATCAGGTCAACCTGACTGGCCTGTTGAGTCTCCTGGAAGGTAGATTAGCTAGGTCTTTTCACTCACAAACACCATATCCTCTCTCCTAGCTCTATTGCATCCTTAGGTGGAGGTAAAACGTATGATCGATGTCTCATCATTCCCACCAAGTCAGCATTGAGATGAGGTAAGTTGGAGGGCTTGAAGACTGATGACGGGATTTGATGTAAGCCACAGGATACAGCGAGCCTATACGAATGGATGTTTGACGTATCAGCATTGATACTCGGTATATGTTTGAGAACTCGCGGTACCGGAAAGATACATGATGCAATCTGACTGAGCTCACCTAGCCGCCTGCCCAGTCATCATCCACCCTTCATGATACCTAGCTTTACTGTACTTGTAGATGGCCAACAACGTAGAAGCCCTCGTAGCATCCAGTAACCTGTCGGCCATACCGATGGAAGTTTCCAGCTGACTAGAAGCAATCTTGTAGAAATGAGGTTCTAATTGTCTAATAGGTGGGGAATCGGATATCCGAGATGCGAGAGTGTACATGGAGTACAGTAAACATGGATGAGGTCGTTTGTGGGCAGGTAGCGTAAGACTATATTTTCAGTTACATGTCAGCTTAGATGGTTGATAGCAAAGATCGTGTTGCACTTCCGCAGGTGGGATGAAATGATTTTGGTatgacaggtgaagaagaatgatgggAACTCACCTAGCCATGAATCTCGGTACGTGAAATTCCTGTCCAAACAACCTCATTCCCGAGAAGAACAGGTCCAATCTGCCAAAACATGATTGTCAATACGACCTGATGTAGTTATATAACAACTACGATTAAAGACCAACTTACAGATGATCCCTCGCAACTTTCGGTAAATCATGAGCATCGAACCAACCACCGACCAACGTATTAGACCCGTCATCTTCCGCAATATCCTCCTTAGGATCATAAAACGGTACCGAGCTTCTCAATCCACCGCCGTCGCTGACAGCAGTAGCAGAGGGACTTGTACCAGGACCAGCCGGATCGTTGAGAGTAGACGCATCCATTATACCCGTTACCCACTGTTGTGAGTCACCTTCTTGTTGACCTTTCGtatcatctttacctgttGTGATCGATGTATGCCTATCGGCGCCCACAGTACGCTCCATTGATTTTTCGACATCCTTCAAGAACGATTCGGGATCTGATGATTGGGGGTGTTTTATCTGTGATGATCTGAGTAACTCAGCTATTCTGGCTTCGGATTCGGTGAGTGTATTGTTCTGGTTGAAAGCGTCAAGGAATGTCTTAGAGAAGTCTTCGGGATTACAAGAGTTGGCATATTGATTGAGAGGGATGGAAGCAGTTCCGAGCAGTTTCGAATTATTGGTCTGGGTctgagattgatattgagcGGAGGGAGATGGCATGTTGGGGTCATCTATGTTGAGGTGCGTTGGGCAGCTGGTACTATTCGGGTCGAAGAATCCAAgagaagctgagatgggtgGACTGATACTTGTcgttgaagatggtggaggCGGCCCACCGAGGTGGGAATGAGGAAACGTACCTGATgaaggatcaggatcaggaaCACGACCCGATGGGTTTGTAATGATGTTGGGTGACTGGAAATGTGATTGGGGAGCCGAATTCATAGTGGGCTGATCAGCAGTGCTAGGACCAGTGGAAGTATCCCCAAAAGAACTCAATAAGCTCATATAGTTCGGATCTAACATGTTAAAGTCAAATAGGCTTTCTACATTCTGTCCGGTAGGGGAAGACGAGTTGACAAGTCCAAAGAAATTCGGTGTCGCACCGGTACTTGCACTTCCACTGAAGAAAGCACCACCGAAACTTGCAAAGCTGTTATGACTTGAAGAACCGGTATTCTGACTAGTACTACTACCTAGTATAGCATCGAACATGTTGATATCGAAATTTTCGTTGTTTGTCGAGTATCCATACGAGGTCGATGATGACGgttctcctcctcccattccaGATAGGTCCATGGGCACgtcttgagattgagatgaacTACTTGAAGAATGATGTTGTAAAGGAGGGGGTTGAGAGGTCGATGCAGTGCTAGTGTTACTCTCCCTTCTGCCATTGTCTTCACTATTTCCTTGGCCTGTACTGGATTTCAAAAGGTTTTCCAACTGTGCGACTTTTTCTTCCAACTGTTTGACCCTACTAACGGGTTTACCGGAATCGTAAACGCATTCTCTTCCTGATTTCAAGCAATGTTGACATGTTGGTTTATCGGCTGAACATCTGATTCGCCTCTTCCTGCAGTATAGGCATGCATCACCTCGTttgagaggtggtggatgggatggatccTCTTTCGGCATGTCGTTGATGGAGTCTGGGATATGGGGGtcagaggagaaggaacgtgggagagaagatgattaaatgcgatttgatctgatcagGGGAGTTCGATTGATATTTGGCTCTAGAGGACTATGATTGCAGTCTTAGCATAGGATGATGAGATAAGAACAGATGAGCTGATAAAGGTTGTTTGATCGTTCGAATCAATCGCTTTCTTGGCAGATGGTGAGGCGATGCCCAGCTCGAATCGGGGTGATCGAACCCATCCAAACTTAAGATTATCTATGATGATGCTACTCAAAGTCGATCTCGGCCATCTCCACagatctcatcctcacctcaTACCTCGGGGAATTACAGTAACACTTGTATACCGATATAGCCACGTCATGCCCCGTTATCTGTACTCGGATTTCCTATTCCAGTGGTCAGAGCTGGTCGTCACGTCGATCAGTTTAACTTATACGTTAAAGTTCACTGGTTCACCTTGCAGGCAATCCATTCAGACACGACCATCTTCACATCAGCAGCATTTCTATCAACTTGGCTCATTGTTCTTCCAGATCTTTCCTtgatccctcttctcctacCCTAAACTCCACCTGATAGACTCGCCTTCACTGTTGACCTCCTTTCTACCTTACTCCACATCCATATCCCCATCCATCATGGCAGAGAACTACCAAAAGAAGGAGCTCTTAGCTCTGATGAACACAGGCAATAATAAGCGTGAGTGTACTCACCGTCATCccagctcatcttcatcgtgCTCAGCTAGCAGTACCACCACAAGATCTGATCTTAGCTGACATTTGATTCCCTTGTAGTATGTGTTGACTGTAATGCCCCTTCACCTCAATGGGCCAGTGTCAGCTATGGCACATTCATCTGCTTGGAATGCTCGGGTATTCATAGAGGTGAGCTATGTCATGTATATCggcaaaagaagaaaggagctcatcatctcatcgtgTTATGATAGGTTTCGGTGTACATATATCTTTCGTTAGAAGTATAACGATGGATAAATGGTCTGATGATCAAttaaagaagatgaaggtgagttgagtatCCTTCCAGCTGCGGTGATGTTTTCGTTTATCCAACAATCAGTCATGGCTGATATGCTGAGTGGTGTTAGCTCGGAGGGAACGAAGCTTTCAAATCTTTCATTGAGAATTACGGACCCGAAGGTGGATATACCAAAGGATTGGGTATGCAGGAGAAATACAATTCATGGGCTGCTAGTCAATATCGTGAAAAGGTGGGTCAAGCTTCTTACTCGAATCCTCTTTCAGACATCATATGATGGGATAGTGATCAAAAACTTACATACTTGTTCTTATCCAGCTCGCAGCAGCCTGTGCCGATCCACCTCAACCGTGgtccccttcctctcctccacccGCATCAGCCGCACCTTCTCGTCCCTCCTCTGCTCAAGCTACTCGTAAATCCCGTGCtggcggtggcggtggtATAGgttcatccaatctcaacccCAATCCAACACTCGGATCAACTCAAAAAGCAGAGAACGAAGCTTATTTCGAGCGAATGGGAAATAGCAACGCATCTCGACCCGatcatctacctccttcACAAGGTGGTCGATATCAGGGTTTCGGTTCATCACCTGCTCCTGATGCTTCAGCTCAACATCCTTCATATGCCTTATCGAGTCATTCGGCACCTACATTTGACGAACTGCAACGGAACCCGTTAGGAGCGTTGTCAAAAGGATGGGGATTGTTCAGTAGTGCCGTATCGTCAGCTGCTCAGGAGATAAATCAGAGTGTAGTCAAACCATCTATGGCAAGAGCATCTGAATATACATCTGGTGAAAATTCAGAAGAATGGAAAAAATATTTATCCCAAGCCTCTGCTCAGGCAACTCAAGCTTCCCATTGGGCAACTGCCAGAGCAGGTGAGGGATGGGATCAATTGAATGATGTTGCCAGACAAAAAGGTGGTGTAGACCTCAATGAACAATTAGGTAAGTTAGGTTTAGGAGGTAGGACACCTGGTCAGAGGGGGTATGGACAACTGGAGAGATCCGGTGATGCCGAAGACGGATTTATAACGCCTCATGGAGGTGATGGAGCGGGAGATGATTTCTTTGATAGTTGGGATGATCATCCGACGACTTGTTCTGCGGCAACAAGTACGAATGCGGGAAAAGGTAAATCTACGGGTCAGAgtcaaaagaagaaagatggttgggaagatgatgaatggaagGATTTTTAGAAAGGTGGATAGATCGATAGACTGATTATGGATATGAAAGTGATTGGTTACAGATCCTATGGGTGAAGCTAGCGAGAGGGTGTTGTTGTAAAGATGTCTTAGGTGTATTCAAGATGACATGGCTTACAATCTTACAATGCTATGTACGGATGATCAACATTAAGGACAGTATGTACATATATTTAGATCAATACAACTTATACCTATGCAATTACATCTATACGAGCAGGACAGTATACGTTAATCATTCGAACAACTTCTACTCTGATCCCTCGAGATGATCCACTCCATCCACTCGTTTCTGTTCTTGTTCTAGAATCACCAAATCAGGTATCAACGTCCCTACCAGCCCATCCAGAACCATTCCTACCAGGTGGGCATTACAACTCCTATCTTCAATCGGATCTAAGATCACCTTAGTCCCTCTAGACgtatcgaagaagatcttTTGGATGTAAGACGGTATGAGCTGGTCGATCCTTCGTTCTGCCCTCAGACGGAGATCCAGAGCTTCCTGAGGAGTGGGATCGATAGGTGATGGACCGGGATAGCCATCGGGAAAGAGTAGTTTTTCAATTATGTCGATTAGTTTGAGGGAGGTATGAGGATTGAGGATATAGGTTTTCAGTAGGTGAGGGAGGAGTctagatgatgaatcgttcattctcattaGTATTTTAACTGACATGGCGAGTAATCTGAtatttcaactcacctatccAAAATCCCTCCAAACAGCCCGACTACCAATTCCACCCCACCCCAAACCAATCTCTTCGACCACCTCTGCCTTTCCAATCCCTCATAACCATTTACACCTACTATCTCACGAATAAGTAATAAAGTCGGTTCATAACATCTTTGGTaacttccttttcctttagGTGCAGCCGAGTATAGAGCGATGATGTTTATGGATATGTTCCATAGCTTGATACAGATATTGATCAATGTGTTGATATAATGTAAaatgatttgatcaattgatttaccttctttctctttacaTCCTTCTAGTTTCTGGTTTTCATTTGttgtaccatcttcactcGTCGGTTCACCAAGTAATTTCAATACAATCTGGTACCAGAACCAACCTTCACATAACCTCTTAACTATACTACCCAATATTGATTTTGCAAGTATCTCTCggatcatcaatctctctaCAACTGGTATTTGTTTTCCTTCGGGTGTAACGTACAGGTTGATAAGTGATGTTGAAAGTGATGATAAgtatatggatgatataccaTATTCCTGAGTATCTTCTCGTTTAGAGATAGATAAGAGAGGTAATCGATTATGATACCCTTCTGCTATTCCACCCTTATCCTTGTCATATAATCCAATGGGAAGATACCTCTGAGCAGATTTAGCTTGATGATACGTTTTGATATGTAGGTTGAGTATTACAGGTAGATCCACCAAGAGTAATTCACATAATCTATCTTTTCCTTCGTCGGTATATAGGTCAGATAAGATGGGATGTAAGATTGGGTAAATGATTTGATGGTGGATCGAAGGAGGGAATGAACGGTCGGTGGAGAATCGGGTGTACCACTGGAGGACATAGCCTCTTAATGCTAAGGCCAGGAGATGGTATAGTCTATGATAAAATAGGATAGACGAGGTCAGCTAGATTGATGTGAATGAACTTGATGTAGAGTACACCGACCTCTCATTTATCAACTCcacttcatcacctttacctcttACGATCTGCGGTATCTCAGATGTCGGATCATCGTGAGGGAATAACACTCGACGATAGAGTGGTAAGTGGACTGTTGAACGACTTCTAACTAGATTAGGAGGTATGACTGCTGGGGTGGAAGTTGAGGTGGTCGATGCAGATGCGGTGGATGTTCTTTTCTGTAGTCTGTCCGATGGCTGACTTTGTGAGCGGAGTGCTGGACGTGGATTAGACATCGATGGTGGTTACATCTTACTTGTATCagatgaaagagtgaaaAAATAACAGATGTAAAGACAAGATCACATCATACATTCGACGGAAATTAACGCTTTGATCATTACCCCACTGTCGAGCTCATCACGCCAACGTCCTAGGGCGGTGATCCCCTCAAGTGGATCAGGTGTACTTGTATACAGCTGTCGATCTACATGGCTTTGATCACAACAAGCAAGCCACCGTTGGAATGTTGCAATTCCCTACGGTGCAAGATGCAATCATAGGGCTTGACGCAAATCTAACACGCGTTACAAGAACATTAGTTTCGTACGGTCGCGTGTTTCTACTTGGCTATTAATGGTTCACCCTATCAAGAAGGAACAGTCGTGCATTCGACATATCGAATCTCCTACTGCCTATGACGCAGGTATGATGTCTCGTCATGCAATAATAACCCTCTCAGTCCTAAGTAAGGGTCATGCGGGCTAGAGAAGTGTCActgtgatggtgatcgatGTGATTTTGTTTATGAGCATGAGCATCAGAATCAAGATAATCCCGATAACAGTGATAACCCACTGAATCACGTGATTTATCCCTTATATCGCCGAAACACCGACAGCTGATCTCACTGCCCTCTCTGTGATCTACGAGGGCTTGTTTATCCCCATCTCACCATGaaatacatatataaacCCCTTCTTGTCCACCTGTCATTCccaccttctcttcatccactcaACACACACAAATACAACAAACGACTTCAAAGTCAATCACTTACAAACTCTTCCTCTTAACAACCCCCAAATACACACTCAATAACAATGTCCGGTCGAGGaaaaggtggtaaaggtttaggtaaaggtggtgcCAAGAGACACAGAAAGGTTTTGAGAGATAACATCCAGTATGTATctacttctcttctcttaCATATAAATTTAACAACCTTGCTGACTGCCTGTCTTTCCTTTTCGTCTTTTGCTATCACAGAGGTATCACCAAACCCGCTATCAGACGTCTCGCTCGAAGAGGTGGTGTCAAGCGAATCTCAGGATTGATCTACGAGGGTGAGCTCATTCCTCGTTCGAGTGGCGAGAGAAGCAGAAGCTAATCATTTGTTGTTCACACAGAGACCCGAGGTGTTCTTAAGATCTTCCTTGAAAACGTTATCCGAGACTCAGTCACTTACACTGAACACGCCAAGAGAAAGACTGTCACTTCCCTCGATGTCGTATACGCTCTCAAGAGACAGGGTAGAACCCTCTATGGTTTCGGTGCTTAATCAAACCAACTCTTTAATTAAGATTAGTTGTAGCCTTTTTTATATACTTTCGTTTTCGCTAGTTTTATTTCATATATCCCGCTGAATAAGCGATGCATTTTCATACA
The nucleotide sequence above comes from Kwoniella europaea PYCC6329 chromosome 1, complete sequence. Encoded proteins:
- a CDS encoding histone H4; its protein translation is MSGRGKGGKGLGKGGAKRHRKVLRDNIQGITKPAIRRLARRGGVKRISGLIYEETRGVLKIFLENVIRDSVTYTEHAKRKTVTSLDVVYALKRQGRTLYGFGA